In Rhodococcus sp. OK302, one genomic interval encodes:
- a CDS encoding MFS transporter — MSDSLRSENAGGSENLAVKYPVTTRAFGLAIIVLSGMQLMMVLDGTVASLALARIQEDLDLSDSGRNWVITSYALTFGGLMLLGGRLGDTFGRKKVFLSGVILFTLASLACGLATNEAMLIAARSLQGVGAAIASPTALALVATTFAPGPVRNQAIAIFAAMTGIGSVTGLIIGGALTEVSWRWIFLINVPIGLLIIALAFGALVETGAERLALDVPGAILATLGCTGIVFGFTEGPEMGWTSAPVLGALIGGVALFVIFLMVERRAENPLLPFSLFKNKNRVFTFISLALMGAVMFSLAPFVALFVQDILGYSPLHAGLAFVPFAFGLGAAAFVASKLVVRVQARWLIVTGAVMTFLGLLYGSTLDQSTTYMGNLFVLVVGIGFGVGLAVVPLPLCAIAGVGSQDIGPLTAIAQVAQVLFGPVGLAIVGAMATSRTLSLGGVSGVAADMNEAQLSALSEGYVFALFGCAIFAALAAISALFIKFTPADVAQAQAAEKVAQGID, encoded by the coding sequence GTGTCTGATTCCCTGAGATCCGAAAATGCCGGTGGGTCCGAAAACCTTGCTGTGAAATACCCCGTGACCACCCGGGCGTTCGGTCTGGCCATCATCGTCTTGAGCGGTATGCAGTTGATGATGGTGCTCGACGGCACCGTCGCTTCACTGGCACTCGCTCGGATCCAGGAGGATCTCGACCTCAGTGATTCCGGACGCAACTGGGTCATCACCTCGTACGCGCTCACCTTCGGCGGTTTGATGCTGTTGGGTGGTCGGCTCGGCGACACTTTCGGGCGTAAGAAAGTCTTTCTCAGCGGTGTCATCCTGTTCACGCTTGCATCCCTGGCGTGCGGTCTGGCCACCAACGAAGCGATGCTGATCGCGGCGAGATCCCTCCAAGGTGTCGGTGCTGCAATCGCGTCGCCGACGGCATTGGCTCTGGTGGCAACCACGTTTGCGCCGGGACCCGTCAGGAATCAGGCGATCGCCATCTTTGCCGCGATGACGGGCATCGGATCCGTGACGGGCCTGATCATCGGCGGCGCACTCACCGAGGTGTCGTGGAGATGGATCTTCCTGATCAACGTGCCGATCGGCCTGTTGATCATCGCGCTCGCGTTCGGTGCCTTGGTGGAAACCGGGGCGGAGCGGCTGGCGTTGGATGTACCGGGAGCGATCCTCGCGACGCTCGGCTGTACCGGAATTGTCTTCGGATTTACCGAGGGACCCGAAATGGGCTGGACCAGCGCGCCAGTGCTGGGTGCGCTCATCGGCGGCGTCGCATTGTTCGTCATCTTCCTGATGGTTGAGCGCCGTGCCGAGAATCCACTACTGCCGTTCAGTCTGTTCAAGAACAAGAATCGCGTCTTCACGTTCATTTCGCTCGCATTGATGGGTGCGGTGATGTTCTCGCTGGCCCCGTTCGTTGCACTCTTTGTCCAGGACATTCTCGGTTACAGCCCGCTCCACGCGGGTCTGGCCTTTGTTCCGTTCGCCTTCGGGTTGGGCGCCGCAGCATTTGTCGCGTCCAAACTAGTGGTTCGGGTGCAGGCTCGCTGGTTGATCGTCACCGGTGCGGTAATGACGTTCCTCGGACTTCTCTACGGTTCGACGCTCGACCAATCCACCACGTACATGGGCAATCTGTTTGTGCTTGTTGTCGGTATCGGCTTCGGCGTCGGACTGGCAGTCGTGCCGCTGCCGCTGTGCGCGATCGCGGGAGTCGGCTCGCAGGACATCGGCCCTCTCACCGCTATTGCCCAGGTTGCGCAGGTACTTTTCGGCCCGGTCGGCCTGGCCATCGTGGGAGCAATGGCGACGTCTCGCACCCTCTCGCTCGGCGGTGTCAGCGGTGTTGCCGCAGACATGAACGAGGCACAGTTGTCGGCCTTGAGCGAGGGATACGTATTCGCTCTGTTCGGGTGCGCGATCTTCGCGGCGCTTGCCGCAATCTCCGCCCTGTTCATCAAGTTCACACCCGCTGACGTTGCGCAGGCGCAGGCTGCCGAGAAGGTTGCTCAGGGTATCGACTGA
- a CDS encoding CBS domain-containing protein translates to MRIADILRNKGNSIVTIDAHATVNALLCDLARHNIGAMVVLDNDAVVGIISERDVVRRLHERGPELLSTEVSDVMTALMFTCVPADSVDSIAAIMTERRIRHVPVIENGSLLGIVSIGDVVKSRIDELQSERDQLESYIDQG, encoded by the coding sequence ATGCGGATTGCGGATATCTTGCGCAACAAGGGCAACAGCATTGTCACGATCGACGCCCATGCCACGGTGAACGCGCTACTGTGCGACCTCGCCCGCCACAACATCGGTGCCATGGTCGTCCTGGACAACGACGCGGTAGTCGGAATCATCTCCGAGCGCGACGTTGTGCGACGCCTCCACGAGCGTGGCCCGGAACTGCTGTCCACCGAAGTATCCGATGTGATGACCGCGCTCATGTTCACCTGCGTGCCTGCCGATTCGGTGGACAGCATCGCGGCGATCATGACCGAGCGTCGTATCCGTCACGTGCCGGTCATCGAGAACGGAAGCTTGCTCGGCATCGTCAGCATCGGCGACGTCGTGAAGAGTCGGATCGACGAATTGCAGAGTGAGCGCGACCAACTCGAGTCGTACATCGACCAGGGTTGA
- the yaaA gene encoding peroxide stress protein YaaA, with protein MLVLLPPSETKSDGGKDAPLDLAELSMPQLTETRELLVQTLVDLAADVDASCAALGLGPTQADEVERNAKLWVSATRPALQRYTGVLFDALDAKSFTRAQKAKALERIAIGSALFGAVRAGDLIPAYRLSGGSKLPGLGTLRSLWKPELPKALAAEADGLVVDLRSGTYQDLGPIPDAVIATVLTEKPDGTRTVVSHFNKHHKGLLARALVISRAEPTDVKGVAKVASKAGLRVEIASERELIILTE; from the coding sequence GTGCTTGTATTGCTGCCTCCCTCAGAAACCAAGTCCGACGGCGGCAAGGATGCGCCCCTGGATCTGGCCGAACTGTCGATGCCCCAGTTGACCGAAACCCGCGAATTGCTGGTGCAGACGCTGGTCGATCTGGCGGCTGATGTCGACGCGTCGTGCGCAGCGTTGGGCCTCGGACCGACTCAGGCCGACGAGGTAGAACGCAACGCGAAACTCTGGGTCTCGGCAACTCGGCCCGCTTTGCAGCGGTACACCGGCGTGCTCTTCGACGCCCTCGACGCGAAGTCGTTCACTCGCGCCCAGAAAGCCAAAGCTCTCGAACGAATCGCGATCGGTTCCGCATTGTTCGGCGCAGTTCGCGCCGGTGATTTGATTCCGGCATATCGACTCTCCGGCGGATCCAAGCTGCCCGGACTGGGAACGCTGCGTTCACTGTGGAAGCCGGAACTACCGAAGGCCCTGGCGGCCGAAGCCGACGGCCTGGTCGTCGACCTGAGGTCAGGCACCTATCAGGACCTCGGACCGATCCCCGACGCCGTGATCGCGACGGTTCTCACCGAAAAGCCGGACGGCACTCGTACCGTCGTGAGCCACTTCAACAAGCATCACAAAGGACTGCTCGCGCGGGCTTTGGTGATATCGCGTGCCGAACCGACCGACGTCAAGGGCGTCGCAAAGGTGGCGTCGAAAGCTGGTTTGCGGGTGGAAATCGCGTCGGAACGCGAGTTGATCATTTTGACGGAATGA
- a CDS encoding proline--tRNA ligase: MITRLSHLFLRTLRDDPSDAEVASHKLLVRAGYVRRIAPGVYSWLPLGLRVLREVERVVREEMNAIGGQEILLPALLPREPYEASNRWTEYGPNLFRLKDRRGNDYMLGPTHEELFALTVKGEYNSYKDFPVTLYQVQTKYRDEERPRAGILRGREFLMKDSYSFDLTDEGLTASYQAHRDAYEKIFTRLSVKYVIVSATSGAMGGSASEEFLAESEIGEDTYVRCLESGYAANVEAVKTVVPDALPIDGLPEAKVYDTANTPTIDTLVDWANGADLGRTVTAADTLKNIMVKTRLPGGEWELLGIGIPGDREVDEKRLEASLEPAEFVMITETDFKNNPFLAKGYIGPKALQANGIRYLVDPRVVEGTSWITGADEDGKHVVDLVVGRDFTPDGTIEAAEVRDGDASPDGAGALVSARGIEIGHVFQLGRKYTDVFTVDVLAENGKPVRPTMGSYGVGISRLVAVIAEQHHDEKGLRWPAEVSPADVHLVIANKDETAREGAEGLAAQLDRAGLEVILDDRKASPGVKFKDSELLGIPTVVVVGRGWADGKVEIRDRFTGESREIDAASALDEIISAVRG; this comes from the coding sequence GTGATTACCCGTCTGTCCCACCTGTTCCTGCGTACCCTGCGTGACGACCCCTCGGACGCCGAAGTTGCCAGCCACAAACTGCTGGTCCGTGCCGGCTACGTGCGTCGTATCGCCCCCGGCGTCTACTCGTGGTTGCCTCTGGGTCTGCGGGTGCTGCGCGAGGTAGAACGCGTTGTCCGTGAAGAGATGAATGCCATTGGGGGACAGGAAATCCTGTTGCCCGCTCTGCTGCCGCGCGAGCCTTACGAGGCCTCCAACCGGTGGACCGAGTACGGCCCCAACCTGTTCCGTCTCAAGGACCGTAGGGGCAACGACTACATGCTCGGCCCGACTCACGAGGAGCTTTTTGCTCTGACGGTCAAGGGTGAGTACAACTCGTACAAGGACTTCCCGGTCACCCTGTACCAGGTGCAGACCAAGTACCGCGACGAAGAGCGTCCGCGCGCCGGCATTCTGCGTGGACGTGAATTCCTGATGAAGGACTCCTACTCTTTCGACCTCACCGACGAGGGACTGACCGCGTCGTACCAGGCACACCGTGACGCGTACGAGAAGATCTTCACGCGCTTGAGCGTCAAGTACGTCATCGTCTCCGCGACGTCCGGCGCGATGGGCGGCAGTGCGTCGGAGGAGTTCCTCGCCGAGAGCGAGATCGGCGAAGACACCTACGTGCGCTGCCTCGAGTCCGGTTACGCCGCAAACGTGGAGGCCGTGAAGACGGTTGTTCCCGACGCGCTTCCGATCGACGGTCTGCCCGAGGCCAAGGTCTACGACACCGCGAACACGCCCACCATCGACACCCTCGTCGACTGGGCCAACGGCGCAGATCTCGGCCGTACCGTCACCGCTGCGGACACACTCAAGAACATCATGGTCAAGACCCGTCTGCCCGGCGGCGAGTGGGAACTGCTCGGTATCGGCATCCCCGGCGACCGCGAGGTCGACGAGAAGCGCCTCGAGGCTTCGCTCGAGCCCGCTGAGTTCGTCATGATCACCGAAACCGACTTCAAGAACAACCCATTCCTGGCCAAGGGATACATCGGGCCGAAGGCCCTGCAGGCCAACGGCATTCGCTATCTCGTGGACCCGCGGGTTGTCGAGGGTACGAGCTGGATCACCGGTGCCGACGAAGACGGCAAGCATGTTGTCGACTTGGTCGTCGGCCGTGACTTCACGCCCGACGGAACCATCGAAGCCGCTGAGGTCCGTGACGGAGATGCCTCTCCCGACGGCGCCGGCGCGCTGGTCTCCGCCCGCGGAATCGAGATCGGTCACGTCTTCCAGCTCGGCCGCAAGTACACCGACGTGTTCACCGTCGACGTCCTCGCCGAGAACGGCAAGCCGGTTCGCCCGACGATGGGTTCCTACGGCGTTGGTATCTCGCGCCTCGTGGCCGTCATCGCCGAGCAGCATCACGACGAGAAGGGCCTGCGCTGGCCGGCCGAGGTATCGCCGGCCGACGTGCACCTGGTGATCGCGAACAAGGACGAAACCGCTCGCGAAGGTGCCGAAGGCTTGGCGGCGCAGCTTGATCGCGCGGGCCTCGAGGTCATCCTCGACGACCGTAAGGCTTCGCCCGGAGTGAAGTTCAAGGACTCGGAACTGCTGGGTATTCCCACCGTCGTTGTTGTCGGCCGCGGTTGGGCCGACGGCAAGGTCGAGATCCGCGACCGTTTCACCGGCGAGAGCCGCGAGATCGATGCAGCGTCGGCGCTCGATGAAATCATCAGCGCCGTGCGTGGCTGA
- a CDS encoding O-methyltransferase: MDREPDWAEVDGYLVSTLVGEDPALDAALAANAEGGLPPIDVAPNQGKLLHLLARMCLARNVLEIGTLGGYSTIWLARAVGPSGRVITLEFEPAHADVARANIERAGLADRVDIRVGAALDTLPSIVKEELCPFDLVFIDADKENNCEYVRWALALSHPGTVIVVDNVVRGGHVSNPDIDDERVQASRAVLEMIAAEPKLDGTAIQTVGSKGWDGFAIALVNE; encoded by the coding sequence ATGGACCGCGAACCGGATTGGGCAGAAGTCGACGGCTATCTCGTGTCCACGTTGGTAGGTGAAGACCCCGCTTTGGATGCGGCACTCGCCGCCAATGCCGAAGGCGGTCTGCCGCCTATCGACGTGGCCCCGAATCAGGGCAAGCTCCTGCATTTGTTGGCTCGAATGTGCTTGGCGCGCAACGTCCTCGAGATCGGCACGCTGGGTGGATACAGCACCATCTGGCTGGCACGCGCGGTCGGACCGTCGGGACGCGTCATCACCCTCGAGTTCGAACCGGCCCATGCCGATGTCGCGCGCGCGAACATCGAACGAGCAGGTTTGGCCGATCGCGTCGACATTCGAGTCGGAGCGGCGCTCGATACCCTTCCGAGCATCGTCAAAGAGGAACTCTGTCCCTTCGACCTGGTGTTCATCGACGCGGACAAGGAAAACAACTGTGAGTACGTGCGATGGGCCCTTGCGCTCTCGCACCCAGGCACCGTCATCGTCGTCGACAACGTCGTGCGTGGGGGACACGTCTCCAATCCCGACATCGACGACGAGCGAGTTCAAGCCAGCCGCGCTGTGCTCGAGATGATCGCTGCTGAGCCGAAACTCGACGGCACCGCCATTCAGACCGTCGGCTCCAAGGGCTGGGACGGGTTTGCCATTGCGCTCGTGAACGAGTGA
- a CDS encoding rhomboid-like protein: MRLRQTAKSVWAWVRSAPGTYIWLLALLFTTLFLRRLPENVQEHFLGRRSTNLHHLAEDPIRVLFSSAFWLEGGGWLGYLVLFTIFHATAERWLGTWRWLVVVVVAHVGATYLSEGVLYEGIRHGYVDPSAVNTLDVGVSYGLAGIIGVLVYLIAKPWRYVYLAGALIFYAVPLIFATNFTAVGHMSALLLGLACYPITRARPAVWNPTDLLPSRSGAGVT; this comes from the coding sequence GTGAGACTGCGGCAGACGGCAAAGTCGGTGTGGGCATGGGTTCGCAGTGCGCCCGGAACGTATATCTGGTTGCTGGCTTTGCTGTTCACGACGCTGTTCCTACGACGTCTTCCCGAAAATGTCCAAGAACATTTCCTCGGTCGGCGGTCGACCAATCTGCACCACCTCGCCGAGGATCCGATCCGAGTCTTGTTCTCGAGCGCATTCTGGCTCGAAGGTGGCGGCTGGCTGGGTTACCTCGTGTTGTTCACCATTTTTCATGCAACGGCGGAGCGGTGGCTCGGTACCTGGCGCTGGTTGGTTGTTGTCGTGGTGGCCCATGTCGGAGCCACGTACCTCAGTGAAGGTGTTCTCTACGAAGGCATTCGGCACGGCTACGTGGACCCGTCGGCAGTCAATACACTCGATGTCGGAGTCAGCTACGGGCTGGCGGGAATCATCGGTGTACTCGTCTATCTGATCGCAAAGCCTTGGCGCTACGTCTATCTGGCCGGGGCGTTGATTTTCTATGCTGTGCCATTGATTTTTGCTACCAATTTCACGGCGGTAGGGCATATGTCCGCCTTGCTTCTCGGGTTGGCGTGCTACCCGATCACTCGCGCGCGGCCGGCGGTGTGGAATCCGACGGACTTGTTGCCGTCGCGAAGTGGTGCTGGCGTCACGTGA
- a CDS encoding acyl-CoA dehydrogenase family protein produces MSDTDGLLFNPHTADFAQFDPETRRLLKATIEWFENRGKKQLLQDDLDAVWVSDFLDFVKKEKLFAMFQTPSAFADGDENRRWDGARNAALSEIFGFYGLAYWYAWQVTILGLGPIWMSDNVAAKKRAAQELADGGVMAFGLSEREHGADVYSTDMLLTPSPDDAAGDSAFRASGEKYYIGNGNIAGMVSVFGRRTDVDGPEGYVFFVADSAHPNYHLVDNILRGQMYVSTFRLEDYPVREEDILHTGVAAFEAALNTVNVGKFNLCTGSIGITEHAFFEAITHAQNRILYGNPVTDFAHVRAAFVDAYSRLIAMKQFSGRAVDYFRSASLDDRRYLLFNPMTKAKVTSEGERVVGLLHDVIAAKGYEKSTYFREAAAVIGTLPKLEGTVHVNVGLILKFLPNYLFNPAEFPEVGTRLDAADDEFFWNQGPTRGAAKIRFHEWKPVYEKHSEIPNVARFYEQAIALTELLTAAAPDEQQRQDLDFMLNIGHLFSLVVYGHLILEQAEITGLDTDIIDQIFDFQIRDFSGYAIALHGKPSSTPEQQAWALASVRKPHVDGERFDRVWQHVKAYDGAYEMRP; encoded by the coding sequence GTGTCTGACACTGACGGATTGCTGTTCAACCCCCACACCGCAGACTTCGCGCAGTTCGATCCGGAAACCCGGCGACTGCTGAAAGCCACCATCGAGTGGTTCGAGAATCGCGGCAAGAAGCAACTGCTCCAAGACGATCTCGACGCCGTCTGGGTTTCCGACTTCCTCGACTTCGTCAAGAAGGAGAAGCTGTTCGCGATGTTCCAGACACCGTCAGCTTTCGCCGACGGCGACGAGAACAGGCGCTGGGACGGTGCCCGCAACGCTGCGCTCAGTGAGATCTTCGGGTTCTACGGACTTGCGTACTGGTACGCCTGGCAGGTCACCATCCTCGGTCTCGGCCCGATCTGGATGAGCGACAATGTGGCCGCCAAGAAGCGTGCCGCGCAGGAACTTGCCGACGGCGGGGTCATGGCATTCGGACTCTCCGAACGCGAACACGGCGCAGACGTGTACTCGACGGACATGCTGCTCACTCCCTCCCCGGATGATGCAGCGGGTGATTCGGCCTTCCGCGCGAGCGGCGAGAAGTACTACATCGGAAACGGCAACATCGCCGGCATGGTGTCGGTCTTCGGGCGTCGTACCGACGTCGACGGACCTGAAGGGTACGTATTCTTCGTCGCAGACAGCGCGCACCCGAACTACCACTTGGTGGACAACATCCTGCGCGGTCAGATGTACGTCAGCACATTCCGTCTCGAGGACTACCCGGTTCGGGAGGAGGACATCCTTCACACCGGCGTCGCAGCATTCGAAGCCGCGCTCAACACCGTGAACGTCGGAAAGTTCAACCTCTGCACCGGTTCGATCGGCATCACCGAACACGCCTTCTTCGAAGCGATCACTCACGCGCAGAACCGAATTCTGTACGGCAATCCCGTCACCGATTTCGCTCACGTTCGTGCGGCATTCGTCGACGCCTACTCTCGGCTGATCGCGATGAAGCAGTTCAGCGGCCGGGCCGTCGACTACTTCCGGAGCGCAAGTCTCGACGACCGTCGCTACCTGCTGTTCAATCCCATGACCAAGGCAAAGGTCACGTCCGAGGGTGAGCGCGTGGTCGGCCTTCTGCACGACGTGATTGCGGCGAAGGGATACGAGAAGTCGACGTACTTCCGCGAGGCCGCTGCGGTGATCGGCACCCTGCCCAAGCTCGAGGGAACGGTCCACGTCAATGTCGGCCTGATCCTCAAATTCCTGCCGAACTACCTGTTCAATCCGGCAGAGTTCCCCGAGGTCGGTACCCGGCTGGACGCTGCCGACGACGAATTCTTCTGGAATCAGGGACCGACTCGCGGCGCCGCGAAGATCAGGTTTCACGAGTGGAAGCCGGTCTACGAGAAGCACTCCGAGATTCCGAACGTCGCACGTTTTTACGAGCAGGCAATCGCATTGACCGAGTTGCTCACCGCGGCAGCGCCGGACGAGCAGCAGCGACAAGACCTCGATTTCATGCTCAATATCGGACATCTCTTCTCATTGGTCGTCTATGGTCATTTGATCCTCGAGCAAGCAGAAATTACGGGATTGGATACCGACATCATCGATCAAATATTTGACTTCCAGATTCGCGACTTCTCCGGATACGCGATTGCATTGCACGGAAAGCCGTCGTCGACGCCCGAGCAGCAGGCGTGGGCGTTGGCCTCGGTGCGCAAGCCACACGTCGACGGTGAGCGTTTCGATCGCGTCTGGCAGCACGTCAAGGCCTACGACGGCGCCTACGAGATGCGCCCATGA
- a CDS encoding nuclear transport factor 2 family protein — protein sequence MTAPVTRDQLMAVVEGSPKAVGAHDRSTWVALFAGDGQINDPVGSRPHNGTSAIESFYDTFIAPNTITFYVERDIVSGQTVWRDLSLATEMSTGVVLNVPMHLRYDVVGEPGELRIGSLYAHWELATMLRQLAAAGFDGLKAGAKLTPQLLSNQGIGGALGFSRGILGVGAKGKQAATRFLDAAAVGRTPPIPVELPAGTHLSPADVNDLLTGMTRSKVLAAGRTVTVSVVVCGEPGIALFGFEPKGHRINRVQFFTES from the coding sequence ATGACCGCCCCGGTGACCCGCGACCAGTTGATGGCGGTGGTGGAGGGATCTCCCAAAGCCGTAGGCGCGCACGATCGGTCGACGTGGGTGGCACTCTTCGCCGGTGACGGCCAGATCAACGATCCGGTGGGCTCACGCCCGCACAACGGAACGTCGGCGATCGAGAGTTTCTACGACACCTTTATCGCACCGAACACCATCACGTTCTACGTCGAACGCGACATCGTGTCCGGACAAACGGTGTGGCGTGACCTGAGCCTCGCCACCGAGATGTCGACCGGGGTGGTGCTGAATGTTCCGATGCATCTGCGCTACGACGTGGTGGGTGAACCCGGTGAGCTCCGCATCGGAAGCCTCTATGCCCATTGGGAATTGGCGACGATGTTGCGGCAGCTCGCCGCTGCAGGTTTTGACGGTCTCAAGGCCGGGGCCAAGCTGACCCCGCAACTGCTGTCCAATCAGGGGATCGGGGGAGCACTCGGCTTCTCCCGGGGCATCCTCGGCGTTGGAGCAAAAGGCAAGCAGGCCGCGACGAGATTCCTCGACGCTGCTGCTGTCGGGCGGACGCCACCCATCCCCGTTGAACTTCCGGCCGGGACGCACCTGTCCCCGGCTGACGTCAACGATCTCCTGACGGGCATGACTCGGAGCAAGGTCCTCGCTGCGGGCCGCACCGTCACGGTGAGCGTCGTCGTGTGCGGGGAACCGGGCATTGCGCTGTTCGGATTCGAGCCCAAGGGGCATCGGATCAATCGGGTGCAGTTCTTTACCGAAAGCTGA